In the genome of Vibrio sp. 16, one region contains:
- a CDS encoding DUF3429 domain-containing protein produces MNVKSTQQPRSTMLSLGYLGLVPFAVGLVLQLNSISVFGVGGLEMFVFYSVVILSFLSGVLWGNAIDHSKHRMSRNALLLSNLFAILSWGVLLLARSNVGLALILLAVSYGLVLLAELALRNSEQERGPNGYETLRIRLTSGVVVMHGIALIA; encoded by the coding sequence ATGAATGTGAAAAGCACGCAACAACCACGCTCAACGATGCTGAGTTTGGGTTACCTTGGCTTAGTTCCTTTTGCCGTAGGGTTGGTTTTGCAACTTAACAGCATTAGTGTGTTCGGCGTAGGCGGACTGGAAATGTTTGTGTTTTACAGTGTTGTAATTCTGAGTTTCCTCTCTGGCGTTTTATGGGGGAACGCTATTGATCATTCGAAACATCGAATGAGCCGCAACGCTTTGCTGCTCAGTAACTTGTTTGCCATTCTTTCGTGGGGCGTCTTACTTTTAGCGCGGAGCAATGTGGGGTTAGCGCTCATATTGCTCGCGGTCAGTTATGGGCTAGTGTTGCTCGCAGAGCTTGCCTTAAGGAACTCAGAACAAGAGCGTGGACCAAATGGCTATGAAACGCTTCGAATCCGTTTAACATCGGGCGTTGTGGTTATGCACGGTATTGCGCTGATCGCTTAA
- the pepT gene encoding peptidase T, with amino-acid sequence MNELVQRFLRYVTFNTQSNPNNLECPSSPGQYTFAEFLKQELIELGLADVSLDSNGYLMAKLPSNVAYEVPAIGFVAHMDTAPDASGENVNPQFIEDYQGGDIALGKGDEVLSPIQYPELHKLHGHNLITTDGSTLLGADNKAGIAEIISAIAELIAHPDIPHGDICIGFTPDEEIGRGANLFDVEKFGAQWAYTIDGGPVGELEFENFNATSADVICYGTNVHPGTAKDKMVNAMNIAAQFQLMMPADETPETTQGYEGFYHLKSAEMSVARSELGYIIRDFERDGLEKRKAFMEQKVAELNEKLDKGRVELRLTDSYFNMKEMVEPHPHIIELAKEAMIACDIQPQIKPIRGGTDGARLSFMGLPCPNIFTGGYNFHGIHEFISIEGMEQAVQVIVTLAEKTALRYQ; translated from the coding sequence ATGAATGAACTTGTTCAACGCTTTTTACGCTACGTCACGTTTAACACTCAATCGAACCCGAACAATCTAGAATGCCCAAGCAGCCCAGGCCAATACACGTTTGCAGAGTTCTTAAAGCAGGAGCTCATTGAGTTAGGTCTGGCGGATGTTTCGCTCGACTCAAACGGCTACCTAATGGCAAAACTACCTAGTAATGTAGCTTACGAGGTGCCTGCAATTGGCTTTGTCGCTCATATGGATACCGCCCCTGACGCTTCGGGTGAGAATGTGAACCCTCAGTTTATCGAAGATTATCAAGGGGGCGATATCGCGCTAGGAAAGGGCGATGAGGTGCTCTCACCGATTCAGTATCCAGAACTGCACAAGTTACATGGGCACAATTTGATCACGACAGATGGTTCGACGCTACTGGGCGCAGACAACAAAGCGGGTATCGCGGAAATTATCTCTGCGATCGCAGAGTTGATCGCTCATCCGGATATTCCTCACGGTGACATTTGCATCGGTTTCACTCCAGATGAAGAAATTGGCCGCGGTGCTAACTTGTTTGATGTTGAAAAGTTTGGTGCGCAGTGGGCTTATACCATTGATGGTGGACCTGTTGGTGAGTTGGAGTTTGAAAACTTCAATGCGACCAGCGCGGATGTGATCTGCTACGGCACCAATGTTCACCCTGGAACCGCGAAAGATAAAATGGTCAACGCTATGAATATCGCGGCCCAGTTTCAACTTATGATGCCCGCCGATGAAACTCCAGAAACAACCCAAGGGTACGAGGGCTTTTATCACCTAAAATCTGCAGAAATGTCCGTTGCTCGCAGTGAACTGGGTTACATCATTCGTGATTTTGAACGAGATGGCTTAGAAAAGCGCAAGGCGTTCATGGAGCAAAAGGTCGCAGAACTTAACGAAAAGCTAGACAAAGGACGTGTGGAACTTCGGCTTACTGACAGTTATTTCAACATGAAGGAGATGGTTGAGCCTCACCCGCACATTATTGAGCTCGCTAAAGAGGCGATGATTGCCTGTGATATTCAGCCTCAAATTAAGCCTATTCGTGGCGGCACCGATGGCGCTCGACTTTCATTTATGGGGCTACCATGCCCGAACATTTTCACTGGCGGGTACAACTTCCACGGCATTCATGAATTCATCAGTATTGAAGGGATGGAGCAAGCGGTGCAAGTGATCGTCACATTGGCAGAGAAAACCGCGTTGCGCTATCAATAA
- a CDS encoding DM13 domain-containing protein, with protein MKRILLVASHLLVGGIGFALGIYALPILTQPQSPAMHEVQSVTNNALYTGTFQRDRQDSDFLHWGEGSVSISDDHIGFVGKLAPGPDYKLYLSPLFIETEQAFLQNKSTMVQIGDVKTFDRFSLPIPESVETANYNTVIVWCETFGQFITSARYK; from the coding sequence ATGAAACGGATCTTACTTGTTGCCAGCCACCTACTTGTTGGTGGGATAGGCTTTGCTCTTGGTATTTACGCGCTGCCTATCCTTACCCAACCTCAGTCCCCCGCGATGCATGAAGTACAAAGCGTAACGAACAACGCGTTGTACACTGGAACGTTTCAACGCGACAGACAAGACAGCGATTTTTTGCATTGGGGAGAAGGATCCGTCTCCATCAGTGATGACCATATTGGCTTTGTGGGCAAACTTGCCCCTGGCCCTGATTACAAGCTCTACCTCTCACCACTGTTCATTGAAACGGAACAGGCTTTCTTGCAAAACAAATCCACCATGGTGCAAATTGGCGATGTTAAAACCTTCGATCGTTTTTCGTTACCGATCCCTGAAAGTGTAGAAACGGCCAACTACAACACGGTCATTGTATGGTGTGAAACGTTTGGTCAGTTTATTACCTCTGCCCGCTATAAATGA
- a CDS encoding GFA family protein — protein sequence MFKKIGPTEIKEKHLLTCHCGSVELELTLPNGVEKPRRCDCSMCRRRGAIVASVKLDGIKILKGEEALKLYQFNTHTAKHYFCKHCGIYTHHQRRSAPDEFGYNLGCLEGVNPFDIGDVVTHDGVNHPADR from the coding sequence ATGTTCAAGAAAATTGGTCCAACGGAAATCAAAGAGAAGCATTTGCTCACATGTCATTGTGGCAGTGTGGAGCTTGAGCTGACATTGCCTAATGGTGTCGAGAAACCAAGGCGTTGTGATTGCTCTATGTGCCGACGTCGAGGGGCTATTGTTGCGTCGGTTAAGCTTGACGGGATCAAAATTCTCAAAGGAGAAGAGGCGCTTAAGCTATATCAATTCAATACTCATACTGCTAAGCATTACTTCTGCAAACACTGCGGTATTTATACCCATCATCAAAGACGCTCGGCACCCGATGAATTCGGTTATAACCTAGGGTGCCTTGAGGGTGTTAACCCGTTCGATATTGGTGACGTCGTCACTCACGATGGGGTTAATCATCCCGCTGACCGCTAG
- a CDS encoding mechanosensitive ion channel family protein — MEKVQVVIDFLLTHKLVFTALIVVLVVLVRRTILWKIRGDVAFVSEKQRHWMSRTKNGSFVLTVLLLFVLWQSEINEFALSVTAIAVAIVVASKEIILCFTGSIQRASSRSFRIGDWIEVGKICGEVIEHNMMATVIQEIDLYHGHYHYTGKTATLPNSMFFTYPVKNLNFMKRYVYHDFSIIVPSFVNLYPMIPDIMEKIDGHISYFSDVAKRYNTVIEKHAGVDLPGSEPHIHITSGATGEQIVHFMLFCPTDKATHLEQDIRADFMALYEERFPKETDE; from the coding sequence ATGGAGAAAGTACAGGTCGTTATTGATTTTCTTCTCACTCATAAATTGGTCTTTACCGCACTGATTGTGGTGTTGGTAGTATTGGTTCGCCGAACCATATTATGGAAAATCAGAGGCGATGTCGCTTTTGTTTCTGAAAAGCAGCGTCATTGGATGTCGAGAACGAAGAATGGTTCGTTTGTCCTCACCGTTTTACTGTTATTTGTCCTTTGGCAATCTGAGATTAATGAATTTGCCTTATCGGTGACGGCCATTGCCGTTGCTATTGTTGTCGCATCGAAAGAGATCATTCTCTGTTTTACGGGCTCGATTCAAAGAGCCAGCTCTCGTTCATTCCGAATTGGCGACTGGATTGAAGTGGGGAAAATATGTGGTGAAGTGATTGAACATAATATGATGGCGACGGTGATCCAAGAAATCGACTTATACCACGGTCATTACCATTACACCGGAAAAACGGCAACGCTGCCAAACAGCATGTTCTTCACCTACCCAGTCAAAAATCTCAATTTCATGAAGCGTTATGTCTACCATGATTTTTCGATTATTGTGCCGTCTTTTGTCAATCTATACCCAATGATTCCTGACATCATGGAGAAAATCGACGGGCACATCAGCTATTTCAGCGACGTAGCGAAAAGGTACAACACGGTGATCGAAAAGCATGCAGGCGTTGACTTGCCAGGCTCAGAGCCACATATCCACATTACTAGTGGTGCAACGGGTGAGCAGATTGTGCATTTCATGCTGTTTTGTCCAACCGACAAAGCGACCCATCTAGAGCAGGACATTCGTGCTGATTTTATGGCGCTTTATGAAGAAAGGTTTCCCAAAGAAACCGACGAATAA